The Cupriavidus necator N-1 DNA window GGCGACCCCGAACAGCGGCGTCAGGAAGGAAAACACCGACAGCCGCGACGCCAGGTAGCGCCGCAACAGCCAGAACCAGGTCAGGTAGCTGGCAAACGCGATCAGCACTGACTGGTAGAACAGGCTCGCCAGCACCACCCCGTCGATCTGCACGGTTGCGGTCTGGCCGGCGGCCACCGCCATCGCCAGCAGCATCACCGCGGACACCCCCAACTGGTACAGCAGGGTCTTGCTGGCCGGGGCGCTGGCCAGCGGGCTGGCGCGCACCACCACGGTGGTGGCGGCCCACAGTGCGCCGGCGAGGATGCCAAGCGCATCGCCCAGCAGCGTGCTGCCCTGCGCCGACGGCGCGGCAATGCCATCGGCAAAGGCCAGCGCCATGCCCGCGAACGCGAGTGCCACGCCCAGCCATTGCCCGGTTTGCAACCGCTCGCCCAGCACCACGAAATGCAGTCCCAGCGCGGTGAAGATCGGCGCGGTGTACAGGAACACCGCCATGCGCGAGGCGGTGGTGTGGCCCAGCCCGACGAAGATGCAGAAGAACTCCGCGCCGAACAGCAGCCCGGCCAGCAAGCCGGCGTTCAGCGTGCCGTCGCGCCGCCACAGCGGCGTGCCGCGCCAGGCGGCAAAGCTGAACACCAGCAACGCCGCCACTGCCGAGCGCACGCCCGCCTGCAGCACTGCGCCCATCAGCGGCGCGGTGACCTTGATCACCACCTGCTGCAGGCCCCAGGCGGCGCACAGCACCACCATCAGGCCCACGGCGAAGCCGTCGAGCGGCTGCCGGGCCAGGCTTTGCGTGCTCATGGCGAGCGTGCGTCAGGGACGGCTGGCGTCGCGGGTGGAATGGCGCTCGATCAGCTCGATCTTGTAGCCGTCCGGGTCTTCGACAAAGGCGATCACGGTGGTGCCGCCCTTGACCGGGCCGGCTTCGCGCACAACCTTGCCCCCGGCGGTGCGGATGCGCTCGCACGCGGCCGCGGCATCGTCGGTTTCCAGCGCGATATGGCCGTAGGCCGTGCCCAGGTCATATTGGTCGACGCCGTAGTTGTAGGTCAGCTCCAGCACCGCGGTCTCGCTCTCGGGGCCGTAGCCGACAAAGGCGAGGCGGTACTTGTATTCAGGGTTGTCGCTCTGGCGCAGCAGCTGCATGCCGAGCACGCGCGTGTAGAAATCGATGGAGCGCTGCATGTCGCCGACGCGCAGCATGGTGTGGAGGAGTCGCATTTGAGGGCCTTCAACTGTTTTAGGTATAGGAAGGCGCCATTTTAGTGCGTTTGGCCGAAACCTACCGGCCCGCTTCCGCCCGCTCAGAAGGTCGGCAACAGCTCGGGCGGGTGTGCCCGCAGTTGCGCGCGCGCATCGCGGAACTCGGGGAAGATCGATTCCACGGTCTGCCAGAAGCGCGGGCCGTGGTTCATTTCCTTCAGGTGCGCCAGCTCGTGCGCGGCGACATAGTCGATCATCGACAGCGGGAAATGCATCAGGCGCCAGTTCAGCCGGATCTTGCCGTCGGCGGTGCAGCTGCCCCAGCGCGTGGCGGCCGAGGTCAGCGCAAAGCCGGTGTGGCGCACGCCCAGCTTATCGGCGTAGATATCGAGCCGCTCGGCCAGCAGCCGGCGCGCCTGCTGCTGCAGCCAGCCTTGCACTCGGTCCTTGATCTGCTGCTCGTCGGCATGGCCCGGCAGCGCCAGGTGCAGCACGCGGCGGTCGGCATCGAACAGCAGCGCGCCGAGCGGCGACTCCAGCGACAGCGTCAGCGGCTGCCCCAGGAAGGGCAGGCTGGCGCCGTCGCGCCATTGCACCGTGGGCAGGATGCGGCGCGACTCGCGGTGGCGCCACTCGCCCAGCTTGTTGAAGATCCAGCGCTGTTTTTCCAGGATGGCCAACTCGATGTCCGCCAGCGTGACCCAGCGCGGCGCCGTGATCGACAGGCCGCGGTCGTCGATGGTGAAGCCGATGGTGCGGCGCGCCGAGCGCTTGAGCGTGTAATGCAGCGGCCGTTCGCCGATGCGCAGCAGGCGAGCATTGGGTTGCGGCACCGGCCATGCGGGCTGCTGCGGGGGCTCCTGCGCAAGCGGGGCTGGCTGCGGTGCCTGGGCGGACTCCGCCAGCGGCAGCTCCAGCTGCGCGCCGTCGGCGTCAGGTCGCAGCAGCTTCATGCGGCGGGCCCGCCCGGAGCCGCGCTCCGGTAGCTCTGCGGATCAATGCGGCGCATGTCACGCTCGATCCATTCCGCCACCTCCTGGTTGAGCTGGTCCGCGGTCTTGTTGGCCGAGGCGATTGCCGGGCCGACCGAGATCGTCACCATGCCCGGGTGCTTCAGGAACGAATTGCGCGGCCACACCCGGCCCGAGTTGACCGCCATCGGCAGCACCCAGGCGCCGGTTTCCACCGCCAGGCGCGCGCCGCCGCTCTTGTAGCGCGCCTTCTCCAGGCCCGAAGGCGTGCGCGTGCCTTCCGGGAACATGATGATCCAGGCGCCTTCGGCCAGCCGCTCGCGGCCCTGGCGCGCGGCCGAGGCAAAGGCGCGGGTGCCTTCCTTGCGGTTGATATGGACCATCTTCAGCATGCCCAGCGCCCAGCCGAAGAACGGCACCAGCAGCAGCTCGCGCTTGAACACGAAGCACAGCGGCTTGGGCATCAGCGCCACGTAGGCCACGGTTTCCCAGGCCGACTGGTGCTTGGACAGCAGCACCACCGGCTTGTCGAGCATCACGTCCATATGCTCATGGCCTTCGATGCGGTACTGGATGCCGCAGATGCCGCGCGCGGCCCAGATCACCAGCAGAGGCCAGCCGCGCACGAAGCGGAAGCGCTGGTCGGCATTCATGAACGGGAACACCAGGAAGCAGGCGCAGGCGTAGGGTGGCGTCAGCACCAGCAGGTACAGCGCAAACAACAGGGAACGAAGAAACGTCATGCGGGGGGCGCGCGGGGGTGCGAATAGGGAATGGATGCGGGCGGTCAGCCGGCGCTATGAGCGGGCGGGCGCTGTGCGCCGCCGTTGCCGGTCAGCCAGCGTGCAAACGCGCGCAGGTCGTCGTGTACCTGCGTGCCCGGCGGCAGGCCACCCTGGTCGAAGGTCTTCTGGCCTTTGCCGCTGCGCACCAGGTGCGGCGCGCAGCCAACCGCCACGCCGGCTTCCAGGTCGCGCAACGAATCGCCAACGATGGGCACGCCGCGGAGCTCGATGCCGAAGCGCTCGCTGATCTGCTCCAGCATGCCCGGCTTGGGCTTGCGGCAGTCGCAACCGTCTGCGGCGGTATGCGGGCAGAAGAACACCGCGTCGACGCGCCCGCCCAGGCGCGCGAGCAACGTGTGCATCTTCTCGTGCATGGCGTTGAGCGCGCTCATCTCGAACAGCCCGCGGCCGATGCCGGACTGGTTGCTGGCGAGGATCACGCGGTAGCCGGCCTGGTTCAGCGCGGCGATGGCCTCCAGGCTGCCGTCGATCGGCACCCATTCATCGGGCGTCTTGATGAACTGGTCGCTGTCGAGGTTGACCACCCCGTCGCGGTCCAGGATGACAAACTTGGGCGGCGTCTGCGGCATGTGCGGCTCCGGTGGCTGAGATTAGGCGGCCAGCTTGGAGATGTCGGCCACGCGGTTGGCCATCGCATGCAGCGAAGCCAGCAGCGCCAGGCGGTTGGCGCGCAGCTGCGCGTCCTCGGCCATCACCATCACATCATTGAAGAAGCGGTCGACGGCATCGCGCAGCTGGGCCAGGTCGCGCAGCGCGGCGGTGAAATCGCCGCTGGCGAAGGCTGCTTCCACGGCCGGGCGCACGCGCTCGATGGCGGCGTGCAGCGCGCCTTCTGCCTCTTCCTGGAACAGCGCCGGATCGACCGCGCCGACCGGCTCGGTGTTCTTGCGCAGGATGTTGGTGATGCGCTTGTTGGCGGCGGCCAGGGCCTCGGCCTCGGGCAGCGCGGCAAAGGTGCGCACTGCCTCCATGCGGCCCAGGATGTCATGCAGCTGGTCCGGGCGCAGGCTGACCACGGCCTCGACTTCGTTGGTGGTGTAGCCCTTGTCCTTCAGGTAGCCGCGCACGCGGTCGTACAGGAAGTCGGCGATTGCCTCGGGTGCCGGCTTGACTGCAGCGATGCCGGCAAAGGCGTGCTGCGTCAGCGCCAGCAGCGACGACAGCGACAGCGCCAGCGGCTTTTCGATCAGCATGCGCAGGATGCCAAGCGCATGGCGGCGCAGCGCGAACGGGTCCTTCTCGCCGGTGGGCTGCAGGCCGATGCCCCAGATCCCGACCAGGGTCTCGAGCTTGTCGGCCAGCGCCACGGCGGTGCTGACCGCGCCTGCGGGCAGCGCATCGCCGGCAAAGCGCGGACGGTAGTGTTCGGAGCAGGCCAGTGCCACGTCTTCGGCCTCGTCATCGTGACGGGCGTAGTACGTGCCCATGGTGCCCTGCAGCTCGGGGAACTCGCCGACCATGTCGGTCAGCAGGTCGGCCTTGGCCAGTTCGGCGCCGCGCATCGCGGCGGCCTTGTCGGTGGGCACGCCGCTGTCGTTGAGCGCGTCGGCGATATGGCCGGCGATCTGCTGCAGGCGCTGCACGCGGTCCAGCTGGGTGCCGATCTTGTTGTGGTAGACCACGCTGGCCAGCTGCGGCACGCGCGACGCCAGCGTCTTCTTGCGGTCCTGGTCGAAGAAGAACTTGGCATCGGCCAGGCGCGGGCGCACCACGCGCTCGTTGCCGGTGATGATCGACTGCGGCGTCTCGGTGGCCAGGTTCGACACGATCAGGAAGCGGTTGCGCAGGTGGCCGTCGGCATCGGTCAGCGCAAAGTACTTCTGGTTGGTCTGCATGGTCAGGATCAGGCATTCCTGCGGCACCGCCAGGAAGGCTTCCTCGAAATGGCAGGCATAGACCACCGGCCATTCCACCAGCGAGTTGACTTCATCGAGCAGCGAATCGGGCATGATCACCTGGTCGGCGCCGGCTTCCTTGAGCAGCGCGGCGCGCATGCGCTCGCGGCGCTCGGCATAGCTGGCCACCACGTGGCCGGCGGACTCCAGCTGCTGCGCATAGTCGTTGGCATGTGCGATCTCGATCCTGCCGTGCGACAGGAAGCGGTGGCCCTGGGTCAGGTTGCTGGCCTGCAGCCCCAGCAGCGTCACCGGCAGGATCTCGGCGCCGAACAGTGCGATCAGGCTGTGCGCCGGGCGCACGAAATGCACCGTGCTGCCGTCCGGACGCTGGTAGCTCATGACCTTGGGGATCGGCAGCTTCGCAATGGTGTCTTCCAGCGCTGCCTGCACCGCGGCAGCCAGTTCGGCGCCGCGTGCGATATAGCGGTAGAAGAAGGCCTCGGCCTTGCCGTCGGAGGCGCGCTCCAGCGACTGCCAGTCGATCTCGGCGACGCCGACCGACTTGGCCAGCGCGGCCAGCTTCTTGGCCAGCGGCGCGGTGGGCTCGCCGTTGGCGTCCAGCGCCACCGACAGCGGCAGGACCTTCTCGCGCTGCTCGCGGTCCGGCGCGCTGCGGCGCACGCCCGACACCAGCGCGGCCAGGCGGCGCGGGGTGGCGAACGGCGTCACGGTGGCGCCCGGCTCAAGCAGGTCGCGCTCGCCCAGGCCGGCGAACAGGCCCTGCGCGAAGGCGTCGCCCAGGCGCCCCAGCGCCTTGGGTGGCAGTTCTTCGGTGAACAGTTCGATCAGCAGCGAGTCGGTCATGGGTTGCGACATGAATCGTATCCAGCAAGTTGTAGCGCGCGCCGCTTATCAGCAGCGCGGCGAAAGATTAGGTTCTACTCCGGACAGCAGCCACAGGCCGTTCTGTTGCCGGAATTGCAGCGTGGTGTAGGCGCATTGCGCGGCCGCTGCGGCGCTGGCCGCGCCGTTGCTGCCGCCGCGGCTGCCTGCAGCCGGGAAGCGCGCGTCGATGCGGCGCAGGCGCTTGTCGTAGCGGATCTCGTCGATGCGCCCGCCCACCCAGAAATCGATCTTCGGCGGCAGCTGCGCCGCCGAGTGGTAGGTCTTGACGGTGCGGCGGGTGCGGCCGTTGTGGGTCTCCATCTCCACCCACGTCAGCGGATAGCGGATCGCGCTTTCATAGGCGCGCAGCGGCACGCGGTGCCATCCCAGGTCGCGCTGGCCGGACAGGTCGCACGAGAACGAGCGCACCAGCTGCGTCCACTGGTCGAGCGCGTTCAGCGACGGGCGCCATTGGCGCGCCATGGCCAGCTGCAGCGCCTGCGGGTCGGCCTCGCACACATTGCTCAGCTCCGCCGGCAGCATCAGCGCCTGCGCGCTGGGTGCCGCCTGCGCGCGCGCGCCGATGGCATTGCCGGCGGCGGCGAGCGCGGCGGTCGCCATGGCGCAGCACAAGGCGCTGCGCGCCAGTTGCGTCATGCCCGGGCTCCGCCGTTGCCGCACATCGGGAAGCCGAGGGCCTCGCGCGAGTCGTAGTAAGCCTGTGCCACCTGGCGCGACAGGTTGCGGATGCGGCCGATATACGCCGCGCGCTCGGTCACCGAGATCGCGCCGCGCGCGTCCAGCAGGTTGAAAGTGTGGGCGGCCTTGAGCACCTGCTCGTAGGCGGGCAGCGCCAGGCGCGTGCCGGCGGCCTGGCCTTCCTCGGCGCCGTCGCCATTGCCCATCAGCCGCTTGGCCTCGCCTTCGTGCTCGGCGAAATGGCGGAACAGGATCTCGGTGTTGCTGTGCTCGAAGTTGTAGGTCGACTGCTCGACTTCATTCTGGTGGTACACGTCGCCATAGGTCAGGCGGCGCGTCTCGCCGTTCTCGACCCACTCGGTCCAGATCAGGTCAAAGACGTTCTCGACCTTCTGCAGGTACATCGCCAGGCGTTCGATGCCGTAGGTGATCTCGCCGGTGATGGGCTTGCAGTCGATCCCGCCCACCTGCTGGAAGTAGGTGAACTGCGTCACTTCCATGCCGTTGAGCCAGACTTCCCAGCCCAGGCCCCAGGCGCCCAGCGTGGGGTTCTCCCAGTCGTCCTCGACGAAGCGGATGTCGTTCTGCTTGAGGTCCAGGCCGAGCGCCTCGAGCGAGCCCAGGTACAGCTCCAGAATGTTCTCGGGCGCGGGCTTGAGCACCACCTGGTACTGGTAGTAGTGCTGCAGGCGGTTGGGGTTCTCGCCATAGCGGCCGTCCTTGGGGCGGCGCGACGGCTGCACGTAGGCGGCGCGCCACGGCTCGGGGCCGAGCGCGCGCAGGAAGGTGTGTACGTGGGATGTGCCGGCGCCGACCTCCAGATCGATGGGTTGCAACAGCGCGCAGCCCTGCCGGTCCCAATAGGCCTGCAGGGTCAGAATCATTTGTTGGAAGGTCAGCATATGAAGACTAGGTAGAGGCACCCGGGCGCGGTTGCGCCGCCCGGCATGCAGGCCCCGCAGCGCGTGCCGGAGCCGGCGCATGCGGATTTTGCCAAACCCTGAATTCTATCGGCTTTTTGGCAAGGCGCCCCGTTTGGCGGGGCCGGCTAGGACACGCACCGATGGCTGAGGACGCTTGCCAATGTCGGCCCTACGCAACGCATCGGGAAAATACTGAGGCGGATTTCAGGTTTGGCCGCTGCTAGCCGATAGTGTTTTTGTATACAGTATGAGTAAGCAACCCGTTTCAGAGCGTTGCGGTTGACAGTCCGTGCCGGCATGGCGGGCACGGCGGCTGCTGGCTGGCACCGCAGTAGCCGTTTGTCGGTAACTGATATTGATGGGGACTTGGCATCATGGCACTTCTTTCTCGCAAACCTTACCTGGTCGCAATCGCGGTCATGATCGCCGCGGCCACCGTGTCCGTGGCGACCGGGCTGCTGGGCTGAACCGGCTGGCGCTCACCTGAGGCGCCACAACCGGCACCGCAATCAAGCGCCGGACGGCGGCGGCGATCCCGCCGCGTCCGGTGCCTGCTTCTGCCTGTGCCTTCAGCTTGTGCCGCGCCGCTTGCGCGCACGCCAGGCAGCCATCCCCAGCACCAGCGCAAACAGCGCCAGCACCGGCGCGTTCCCCCAGCGGATATAGGGCGTCAGCCCCTGCATGCCCTGCACCTCGGCCGCCAGCGTGCCGACCGTGAAGGTCGGCAGGCGTTGCTGCACCGAGCCATCCGGGCGTACCACCGCGGTCATGCCGGTATTGGTCGAGCGCAGCATCGGCCGGCGCGTTTCCAGCGCGCGCATGCGCGAGATCTGCAGATGCTGGTCCAGCGCGATGGTGTCGCCGAACCACGCCAGGTTGGTCAGGTTGGCCAGGACATTGGCCGGCGCCGGCTGCTGGCGCAGCGTCTGCGCGATTTCCTCGCCGAACAGATCCTCGTAGCAGATATTGGGCGCCACGCGCACGCCGCGCACCGGCAGCGAGGCCTGGTCGAGCCCGCCGCGGCGGAAGTCGCCCAGCGGCATCTTCATCATGTCGACGAACCAGCGGAACCCCAGCGGGATAAATTCGCCGAACGGCACCAGGTGGTGCTTGTTGTAGCGGTACAGGCGTTCGGTCTCGGGGCCCAGGCCGAAGACGCTGTTGGTGAAGTCCACCGGGGAGTCGGCGCCGGCGGCGCCGAACAGCACCGTGGTGCCGCTGGCCAGCGCGTAGTCGCGCACCGCCACGGCCACGTCGACCGGCAGCTCTTGCAGGATGACCGGGAACGCGGTTTCCGGCGTGACCACCAGGTCGGCCGGCGCGGTGGTGATCATGTCGCGGTACAGCTCGATCGAGCGCTGGATGCCGGCGGGCTCGAACTTGATGTCCTGGGCCACGTTGCCTTGCAGCAGCCGCACCGACAGCGGCTTGCCGGCGGGCGTGGTCCAGGCCAGCGGCGCCAGCGCTGCGCCCGCAGCGGGCAGGGCCAGTGCCAGTGCCAGCGCGCCCAGCGCCCGGCCGCGTTCACCGCGGCCCAGTCCGCGTACGGCAGCCGCCAGCAGTGCCGCCACCGCGGCGGCCAGTGCGCCGATGCCGTACACGCCAACGAGCGGCGCGAAGCCGGCCAGCGGGCCATCGGCATGGGCATACCCGCCCGACAGCCACGGGAAGCCGGTAA harbors:
- a CDS encoding lysophospholipid acyltransferase family protein; translation: MTFLRSLLFALYLLVLTPPYACACFLVFPFMNADQRFRFVRGWPLLVIWAARGICGIQYRIEGHEHMDVMLDKPVVLLSKHQSAWETVAYVALMPKPLCFVFKRELLLVPFFGWALGMLKMVHINRKEGTRAFASAARQGRERLAEGAWIIMFPEGTRTPSGLEKARYKSGGARLAVETGAWVLPMAVNSGRVWPRNSFLKHPGMVTISVGPAIASANKTADQLNQEVAEWIERDMRRIDPQSYRSAAPGGPAA
- a CDS encoding M48 family metallopeptidase, with amino-acid sequence MKLLRPDADGAQLELPLAESAQAPQPAPLAQEPPQQPAWPVPQPNARLLRIGERPLHYTLKRSARRTIGFTIDDRGLSITAPRWVTLADIELAILEKQRWIFNKLGEWRHRESRRILPTVQWRDGASLPFLGQPLTLSLESPLGALLFDADRRVLHLALPGHADEQQIKDRVQGWLQQQARRLLAERLDIYADKLGVRHTGFALTSAATRWGSCTADGKIRLNWRLMHFPLSMIDYVAAHELAHLKEMNHGPRFWQTVESIFPEFRDARAQLRAHPPELLPTF
- the gloA gene encoding lactoylglutathione lyase, producing MRLLHTMLRVGDMQRSIDFYTRVLGMQLLRQSDNPEYKYRLAFVGYGPESETAVLELTYNYGVDQYDLGTAYGHIALETDDAAAACERIRTAGGKVVREAGPVKGGTTVIAFVEDPDGYKIELIERHSTRDASRP
- the gmhB gene encoding D-glycero-beta-D-manno-heptose 1,7-bisphosphate 7-phosphatase, which gives rise to MPQTPPKFVILDRDGVVNLDSDQFIKTPDEWVPIDGSLEAIAALNQAGYRVILASNQSGIGRGLFEMSALNAMHEKMHTLLARLGGRVDAVFFCPHTAADGCDCRKPKPGMLEQISERFGIELRGVPIVGDSLRDLEAGVAVGCAPHLVRSGKGQKTFDQGGLPPGTQVHDDLRAFARWLTGNGGAQRPPAHSAG
- the glyQ gene encoding glycine--tRNA ligase subunit alpha yields the protein MLTFQQMILTLQAYWDRQGCALLQPIDLEVGAGTSHVHTFLRALGPEPWRAAYVQPSRRPKDGRYGENPNRLQHYYQYQVVLKPAPENILELYLGSLEALGLDLKQNDIRFVEDDWENPTLGAWGLGWEVWLNGMEVTQFTYFQQVGGIDCKPITGEITYGIERLAMYLQKVENVFDLIWTEWVENGETRRLTYGDVYHQNEVEQSTYNFEHSNTEILFRHFAEHEGEAKRLMGNGDGAEEGQAAGTRLALPAYEQVLKAAHTFNLLDARGAISVTERAAYIGRIRNLSRQVAQAYYDSREALGFPMCGNGGARA
- the lnt gene encoding apolipoprotein N-acyltransferase gives rise to the protein MKRSAPVLNGAAAADAAPTGVPGTRAHSRAATMVRLLLAGVLGIAHTQAFAPHDWWWLQILSLAGLAALMADAPRARLAAATGYAFGLGWFLSGIWWLYISMHVYGEMPAWMAALAVVLFSGFLSLYPALAGALWHRLTARLPGATPLAPLAFGAAWGLAEWLRGVVFTGFPWLSGGYAHADGPLAGFAPLVGVYGIGALAAAVAALLAAAVRGLGRGERGRALGALALALALPAAGAALAPLAWTTPAGKPLSVRLLQGNVAQDIKFEPAGIQRSIELYRDMITTAPADLVVTPETAFPVILQELPVDVAVAVRDYALASGTTVLFGAAGADSPVDFTNSVFGLGPETERLYRYNKHHLVPFGEFIPLGFRWFVDMMKMPLGDFRRGGLDQASLPVRGVRVAPNICYEDLFGEEIAQTLRQQPAPANVLANLTNLAWFGDTIALDQHLQISRMRALETRRPMLRSTNTGMTAVVRPDGSVQQRLPTFTVGTLAAEVQGMQGLTPYIRWGNAPVLALFALVLGMAAWRARKRRGTS
- a CDS encoding DMT family transporter, with translation MSTQSLARQPLDGFAVGLMVVLCAAWGLQQVVIKVTAPLMGAVLQAGVRSAVAALLVFSFAAWRGTPLWRRDGTLNAGLLAGLLFGAEFFCIFVGLGHTTASRMAVFLYTAPIFTALGLHFVVLGERLQTGQWLGVALAFAGMALAFADGIAAPSAQGSTLLGDALGILAGALWAATTVVVRASPLASAPASKTLLYQLGVSAVMLLAMAVAAGQTATVQIDGVVLASLFYQSVLIAFASYLTWFWLLRRYLASRLSVFSFLTPLFGVAFGVVLMHDAVGPRFAVAALLVLAGIVLVNRRA
- the glyS gene encoding glycine--tRNA ligase subunit beta; this translates as MSQPMTDSLLIELFTEELPPKALGRLGDAFAQGLFAGLGERDLLEPGATVTPFATPRRLAALVSGVRRSAPDREQREKVLPLSVALDANGEPTAPLAKKLAALAKSVGVAEIDWQSLERASDGKAEAFFYRYIARGAELAAAVQAALEDTIAKLPIPKVMSYQRPDGSTVHFVRPAHSLIALFGAEILPVTLLGLQASNLTQGHRFLSHGRIEIAHANDYAQQLESAGHVVASYAERRERMRAALLKEAGADQVIMPDSLLDEVNSLVEWPVVYACHFEEAFLAVPQECLILTMQTNQKYFALTDADGHLRNRFLIVSNLATETPQSIITGNERVVRPRLADAKFFFDQDRKKTLASRVPQLASVVYHNKIGTQLDRVQRLQQIAGHIADALNDSGVPTDKAAAMRGAELAKADLLTDMVGEFPELQGTMGTYYARHDDEAEDVALACSEHYRPRFAGDALPAGAVSTAVALADKLETLVGIWGIGLQPTGEKDPFALRRHALGILRMLIEKPLALSLSSLLALTQHAFAGIAAVKPAPEAIADFLYDRVRGYLKDKGYTTNEVEAVVSLRPDQLHDILGRMEAVRTFAALPEAEALAAANKRITNILRKNTEPVGAVDPALFQEEAEGALHAAIERVRPAVEAAFASGDFTAALRDLAQLRDAVDRFFNDVMVMAEDAQLRANRLALLASLHAMANRVADISKLAA